The sequence TCGAGTACGAGAATCATCGGTATTCCCCTTGGTGTTTGCCCGCCGTAGCGTGCGCAGTTGTTATGCAGCGCGTCGCGCCAAGTAGTCGCAACGTGCCACTGCGATAGACAGTCCGTCCGAATCCAGTGAGTACGCGCTCTCGACCGTTGCATGCGTCGTCCCGGACACGCAGACCGCATACGACTTCTGGCGGCGGTCGCGCAAGACAAATACCTTGCCGTTTTCATGGACGATGTCTTCTTCCCTGTACATAGGGTTTCTCCACGCGGTTTTTAAAAGCTGACCGGGCCCCTAGATTCCGAGTCCCGGCGTGAAAGATGTTTCTGCTGAGTCGGCGGCGTCTCTCGCCATTGCCGCCGTTCCCCTGAGTTCGTCGTCCCGCGATCAAAAGGAGACGCGGCCGTAGCTGGGTCAAGGATTCAAGCGCGGGGTGTGGGGCGGGATGGAGCGCAGCGACTGACACGGCCCCGCGCGCCTTGACGCAGCGCAGGACGTGGCTACGATCGCGAGAAAAGGACGGCGAACGAGGGGGACGGGAATTCGGCACTGAGAGCTGCTGCCCGACGAAGCGAAACGCCCCGCGCGGCGAGCGCGCTCACCGAGCTGCTGCAGGCAGCGAGGCTGGAGGGGATGGCACGCGCCGGGGCAAGTCCGCGGGACGCGGCGCAGTCCCAAGAGCGGGGGTGCATGTTCACCGGGACGCGAGGTCGTCAGCTTGCGTGACGGGCGCAGCCTGGCGCGCAAGGTGCCGCGTCCCGGCTGGATCGCTGCGACGGTGCCAGAAGCGAAAACGCCGGCACTCGGCCGGCGGGAGTCGCGCGAGTGATCCGCTTACGCGCGGTTGCTGCTGTACACGGCGAGGCCGACGACAGCCGGTCGTACGAAGATTGACCGGCCGACTACTGAATCATGGTAGCTCGCGATACACGCGAAGCCCTTTCGTGCAAATTCCTCTTCGTTGCTCGCGATCAGACGCTCACGCGTTCCGGCTGGCCGGTTCAGCCGGTCGCTTTTATAGAATCGATCCATCGCCTGTGCGATGTCCGCCACCTGGCCGATGTGCGTATACGTTTCCCAGTCCGGTTCGTAAAGGCCCCTGCTCTTGCGCGCGGCCTGCTCGGTCTCGAATGCGTCGAGTTGCGCCAGGTAGGCCGCATCGGCGAGGTCCACGCACCGCGTCAGCGGCGCCTCTGCATTGAGAATGCGGCGGCTGTCTTCCATCAGACGCAGATCGGCATCATCTAGCTGGTCGCGTCGAGACAGATCGCGCATACGCTTCTGGTGGTGCAATCGGTCATAGTGCGATTGGCGGTCGTGAAATTCTTTGGCTGTGTTGATCATCGGCGTTCTGTCCTCTGGTGATATGGCTGTCGTACTCCCTGCGTCCCTGATCCGCTACTGGCGTCGCGCATCGTTTAACGCGCTGCTGAGGCGCACGACTGCCTCGGGGAGCGGTTCGCCCTTGCGATGCACGAAGCTGCGGATTCCCGGATCGACGTTCGCGGCGAAGAACTGCAGGGCAACGGCACGCGCTTCGGCTTCCAGAATTCCTGCCTCCGGATACAGCCGGTCAAGCGTGCGCAGTTGCTTGTGAACCAGACGACCGATGTCGCTCCATGTGCGACGTGGCGCGCGACGCCAAACGGCTAGGGCGTCGGTTACGACCGTGTTCAGCAGCACGCGGATCTGCGCGCAGCGCACGGGTTCCTGTGTACGCAATGGCCAGCGCGCCGGAAGTGTGAGGCTGGCGGATATTTGGATTTGCATGATGATTCTCAATCGAACTGGAGCGCTGACGCAGCGCTCCACGATTTGTTTAGTTAGTGAGCGCCGGGGCGCGGCTCCAGGTCAGAGGTCGCTCCAGGCGACATCCGCAGTGACTTCACGGCCCATGCCAAACGAGCGCGTAACGCTGTGCTTGATGCGCTCGCGCGTGCCGTCGATAGTCAGCGTGCCCTTCCCGAAGAAGCGCCCGAACAGCGCGCGCTGCTCGGCGGCCAGAAGCGTGCCTTGCCACTTCGCTAGACGGTCACCGGTACGCGCAACGAGAAACAGCGCGAGCCTCGCGGCAAGTTCGAAACGATTAGCCTGCGCGGTCAGAAGCGGCTCGCTGTCTCGCACGACCGGCGCGAGTTTTGCGTCGCGGTAGGTTCGCTTGTACGGCGCGGGGCCATACGAGAGTGCCCAATCGACCGCGTGCTGCACGCGATCGCGCGCTTCAGCGGGAGACCGTGCAACCGTCGAGCCATATTGCTTCGCATCGCGCATCAGGCGAATGTCGAAAAATTCGCGGCCCGGACGCGGTTCGAATCGCAGTACGTCGATCTGATAGCGCCCGCCCTTCGCGGCCCCCTCCCAACGTTCGACCAGTTGCGCGCTCATGCTGCCTCCACACGCTTGCCGAACATGGTCAACGCGATCTTTTCCAGTCGTCCGATTGCGTCCAGTACGTCGCCTCCGTTTGCCGTGCTTGCGACAATGTGATGCGCGGCGTTGCGAGGACGACCCGCAAGGTCACGGGCGACATGCACCATCGTTACGCCTGCGGCAACGAGCGCACGACGCGCGAATTCCGCAAAGTTCGGGGCCTCGCCCAGCGCTTTCTCATCCTTCATCATCCGGCTGCGGATGCGCTCGATCTTCCGAACCGCCGCACGCATCTCGTCCAGTTCCGCACCGCAGACATTGCTGAACACGACGCGACGCCCGAACGATTCCGCGCTGTGGTCACTCACGTTCGCGCGGAATTCGATATTGCCCGCATGTACATAGCCGGTCGCACCGATGACGGCATGACTCAGTTCGACAATCAATTCCGTTACACAGTGTTCGTGCTGCGCAAAGACAATGGCGTGAATCGCGGGCTTCGGGTGGCGGCGTCGTGTCATGGCATAAGCTCCTGTTTTTTGCTGACCGGGCCCCTAGATTCGGAGCCCATCGTAGGGTTTTCCTTTCGGCGGGCGCTTGTCAGGTTCCAGCGTTGCCGCCGTTCCCCTGAGTTCATCGCCCTGCGACGACGCAAGCCGGTTGAGGCCGTGCGTCAAGGAGGCAAGTGCGGGGTGTTGGGGCGGGCAGGCGCGCAGCGACAACACGGCCCCGCACGCCTTGACGTCAGGCCGAGGCCGGCTAAGGTCGCGGGTATGGGCGATGAGGGGGAATGGACGGCATGCGACCTGTGCGATCGCGCGAAAGGCCCGCGCGGGTAGCGCCCCTTCGCAGAGCAGCGCGACGCGACTGGATTGGGTGGCCCGCGCCGGGCAAAGCCCTAGAGCGGTCCGCTTCTGTTCACCGGGACGGGGAACTGCGAGCGGCGCGTCAGGCGAAGTCTGGCGGGCGGCTCGCCCCGGCCCGGCTGACTGCGGGCGCGGCTTCCGGTTTCGCATGCGAAATGGCGAAGAGCCTCTCCAGCTCCTCGCCCGCTTGGGATACGGACTATTCGGCGCGCTGCTCGATCAGGTCGAAAAGGTTGGCGCCGTCCAGTTCAATGGTCTGCGTACCGGTGAAAAGAGAGTGCGAGACCCGGATTACTTCCGATGCTCCGATCTGTGCGAGTGCTACCAGATCTTCATGGCTGAGCGGCACGTCCAGCGACCCGAACCGGACGATGCCTTGCGGGGGTTTCGCGTGGGTCCACGGCGTCATACTGACGTCCATGGTTGCGATGGTCTGGCCGTGCTTTGCCACGGTATGCGTGCCAGTAACGTAATTGAAGCGTGCCATTTCTTCGCGCAGCTTGCCCTCCGTTACTGCCTTCACTGTCGCGTTGCGCGCGTCGATCAGATAACAGTCGCGACTCGGGCCTGTGTGGAGCGCTGCGTCCAGTTCCTCGTTCATGCGCGGATGTCTGCCGAGCTGTACAAGATGGGTTCCGCTCTCGCGGATGACCCAGCCGTACATCCCTGTCGCATAGGTCCGGTGCAGATATGCCCGATCATGCTCATAAAAGTCCACGGTGTAATGCCGCAGTCGCCCATCCGGCTTTTCGACAATGGCGCGCATGGCGTCGAAGATTCGCGCAACGCGTGACATATGCGCAGAGTTCTTCTTCGCTGCCGTGATGGCTTCGGTTGCGATGGTTTCAGCGGACAATGAAAGTTCGATCTGCATGATGCGCTCCTGTTACGCGAAAAGAGGAAGTTGTTTGCTGACGACGTCTTGCACATCAGCGGCAAGAACACTGTTGACCCAATCCGGCTTCGTCTTTTCACCGGCCCATGCCTGCGCGAATTCCTTCAGGCAGGCCACGCAGCACTGCGCGCGATATTCACCACGCTCGACGGGCGCATACACCGCATGGTGGGCGGCGCTGCCGTCGCGCGGTGCGCCGCACAGCGTTGCGCCGGCAGCGGGGCCGGTGTGCGTCAGATGGATAGGGGACGGCTTTCGCGCCTCGGCTGAGTCCTGTTCGATGGCCGGTGTTGCCCCGGCGGCCACCGCCTGCAGGTGTCGGTCATACCCTGCCCGCTCTGCCTGCGAACGCTTCGGGAAACAGACGCCTGGAGCATGCTCGTGGGCATAGAAGTACTCGCCAACTGCGGTGCGCTTGTTGTGCCCGAGCCGGTGGCTCGACGCGTGGTTCGCGCGCTGCTCGCTTGTGTAGCGCTGAAAACCGCGCTTGGCCGGAAAGCGTTTTCTGAATTCCTCAAACGTCATAAGCACCCCTCTGATGGTCTGTGCTGACCGGGCCCCTAGATTCCGAAGTCCCGGCGTGAAAGATGTTTCTGCTAAGTCGGCGGCATCTCTCGCCGTTGCCGCCGTTCCCCTGAGTTCGTCGTCCCGCGATCAAAGGAGACACGGCCGCAGCTGGGTCAAGGGTTCAAGCGCGGGGTGTGGGGCGGGATGGAGCGCAGCGACTGACACGGCCCCGCGCGCCTTGACGCAGCGCAGGACGTGGCTACGATCGCGAGAAAAGGACGGCGAACGAGGGGGACGGGGTTTCGGCTCCGAGAGCTGCTGCACGACGAAGCGAAACGCCGCGCGGCGAGCGCAACCTCGCGCAGCAAGCGGTAGCGCCGCGGAGCGACATTTCGTCGGGGTGCTCGCGAAGAAGAGCGCAGCTCGAGGCGCGTGTTCTACTGTTCCGGGGCGACCATGTGCAACTGGCGTGACAGGCGATCGCCTGGCTCGCGAGTTGCAGCGTCCCGGCTGGATCGCAGCGGATCCAATGGTGAGGTGAGCTTTTTCAGGATCACAAAGTAAAGGAAAAGCACCCCTGCTCGTCTGCCTGCAGGGGCCTCAAACATCATCGCGCGGTCAATGTCGGGTCCGAACATGCGCCGCGTTCAGGACGTCGATCTTCTCTCGCCACCTACCGGCGGCGTCCGCCGAGTCTGAGCGTCCAGAGACAGCTGCGTCTGCGGCACGCAACCGATAGGTGAGATAAGAGGTCAGTGGACTGTCGCTGTCCAGATGCCCAACACGTTCAAGATGGTCATGCAGGGCGCCGACGGCGTGATGCAGATCCATGAACACACCGCGACGAGCAAGCTCCATCAGCAACTGCTCGGCCGAAGCGGATCGAAGTTCGTCCGCCTGAGCGTCTGGCGAGGCGGACACCGCGCCGTCCGCCATCGGCTCATTCTGCGCGTCGACCAGCTGCGCCGCCTCCGGAAACCGCTGTCGTAGGTGCGGATACTCGGCGAGTGCCGCGGCGCTGGGCAGCTCGTCGTCGAACGGAAGCCCCGTCGGCGAATGTGAATAGAGGGCGTTGTTTAATTCCCTTTCGTGGGCCTGCACCAGTCCCACGACGCCCAGGTGATCAACGAAGCCAAGACTGGCCCCTCGAAAGAACACTTCGGCTGCCCGGCCGTGATTTTCGAGCGGCTTGAGAAATGCCTCCCGGCAGAAGGCTTCAAAGATCATCTGTTGCGGCCGCAGCTCTTGCGGCTCGGCGTTGTTATATTCGGACATCGGGGATTCTCCTGTTAAATATTCCGACTTGCTTTCAATGGCGCTTGTGTCGTGGTTATGCCGCTGCGGCCCATTCGATTGAGGGCGAGTCCGTCATACGCGCGCGCTTCATCACATACGAGTAGGCATCGTTGGCACGGCTGGCCGCCGTGAACAGTGCGTTCTTGTCTTTCTTCAGCACTCGAGTCCATGAATCGAGATGGGACGCGTGATGCTCGATCTGCCCATGTGGCATGCCGATGCGGGCAAGGCACAAAGCCGCGCCAAATTCAGCGACCAGCTCCTCGAGCGCATCTCCGTCCTCGCCAAATCGGGCGCCGAAGTCACGGGCCAGTCGCGACGAGTGCGCGGTCCAGTGCATCAATCCTTGGGTGGCAGCGCGATAGAAACTGGACAGATCCGCGAAACGATCTCGGTCCGGCAGAAAACACTCGTCGGTGCTCTTCCGGTAGAAAGTGCGTTCTCCTGTCTCGACAATCCGGGCGCCTGTCTGCTTGAGGATATGTTCCGCTACCTCGACCGGTGCGAACTCTTCAGACCGCGCGACCGACACAACGCCGTCGATCTCCTCGACGTTAAACACACTGAACGCAACCGGATCCGGAAAAAACTCAATCTCGCCCGTCTCCGGGTCGATATGCTCCTCCTTGTTAAACCGGACAAGCCGACAGCCCTTCGCACCGCGGCGCACCTGCGCACCAATCGCCTGCGCCTGGTTGTAGGTCATCCACTCGTTGCGGGCGAAACCCCTCTCTGCCGCTTCGAGCCACAA comes from Paraburkholderia dioscoreae and encodes:
- a CDS encoding ArdC family protein, with the protein product MKAVKQTIKRDLKQEVTDRLVNAIETGRMSPANLWVSSASGGLPVNFATKNMFNGANVLLLWLEAAERGFARNEWMTYNQAQAIGAQVRRGAKGCRLVRFNKEEHIDPETGEIEFFPDPVAFSVFNVEEIDGVVSVARSEEFAPVEVAEHILKQTGARIVETGERTFYRKSTDECFLPDRDRFADLSSFYRAATQGLMHWTAHSSRLARDFGARFGEDGDALEELVAEFGAALCLARIGMPHGQIEHHASHLDSWTRVLKKDKNALFTAASRANDAYSYVMKRARMTDSPSIEWAAAA